The Trichomycterus rosablanca isolate fTriRos1 chromosome 6, fTriRos1.hap1, whole genome shotgun sequence DNA segment aaaaatattaaaacattcacTTTAAATCATGTTGctacatttttatcaaatgaTTTCTAGTCAGGATGGGTAATattgtattaaatattatattgtggcgccggcgagcaggaaggcgagcgtcggggcctcgagtgagctgcccttggcagttctctcagtggtttaggacgtacactcattcatacacacatacattcatacaacagacaaacacataagctacctatccagctctcaccgcagccacccagtctgccacactgggatacacgctgacggtaagcctggataccacggctcctcccactgacgctacaaTATTAAATTACACAGTACACTGCAATAGTAAGCAACTGTGAACTAGGGCTGGACATtgtgaccaaaaatttgtatcatggtatttttgaagattctgacggtttcaaggtatatcacggtatgttttttgtatgactgggactttttatacatttgtggcttattctactgtcataagtacatagaataaaaaaagtcttaaaattaccatgtatataatgaaggttttgagtactataagctttgctcggccccacaaaatgacacaatactTCTgttgatttaatatttaaatattgtacAATGACCctcagctctccctttaacagaTAAAACcacgtttgcaaactccactgtacgacttgaccacaggtctgttgtataAAAGTGGGCGACTTTAAGTATATCCAGTATCTTCCAGTTTGCGACTGATCTGAAGAATTTTCACCCCGTAAGACAAACCTGGAACTTACTGTTCTAATTATTGCtgtgaaagcttctttctcgactgtctatagaggaatattATACGAtctgctgcctactgaagcctacagctgttgtattaactgtacTACGGTATGAGGAATCGAAGatggtataccgaatgtaccgtcataccgcccagccctactgtgAACCAACAGGGAATCACATCAAAGCAGTTGACCCAGTGGTCAAAGGCACTAATTAATGggtcaaaaagtaaataaattggGTCAAAAGGAAATATATTAGGAATTTTATATGTACCAGAAATTAGCAAagcaaaacatgcaaaaacctGGTGTGTTTGGCCCTAGGGACTAAATGAATGTGACTCCAATACTACAATACAGGATGTGCGCTTGCACTCGAGCACTAATCAAACTCACATCTACTGAGCTAAGGCTGCTGTGGGATCCTGATGTGCTCACAATCCAGTGGACGTAGCTATTGTCTGGTCCTTCGACGTTGATGTCTGCAAGGTGCTGCTGTAGTGCTTCAGAAACACAAAAAACTGACTACTTCCAACTGTGGTGTGCAGACAATACAGAAAATTCATCATCTGACTAAAAAGGAATgaattatattacattaaacaATTACAAAGTTAAAGGAAGGAAATATGTACTCATAACAGTAATGACAGTGCTGATACTTACCCATAAATCCACCTTTTGCTATGCTGACAAACTCCTTGTTTTTCTAATAAGTTCAACACAAACGAAAGATTTTTTAAGGTTCTGCAGGAAGAACGAGCAAAGATTATGAAAGGCAACATATATGCatgaactttatttatttattaatatttcagCCCAATAAATGACATTATAAGTATTTCTACATGGACACAAGTAGACAGCCAAAATAAGGGCACAGTAAACATGCCAGGTCATACAAGAATGGTCATCAGaatcagaaggatgctggttcagTCCCCACTACCACTAAGTTGCCagtgttggacccctgagcaaggtacTCTGGATAAaactgtctgctaaatgccataactgtaaatgtacaacgtgtaatttatttgtaattttatttgctGATGTGTAGtagattattaatttgatttagAACTGTTAAATATCTAATGTAAAAAGCCTGAAGCTAAACAGACTAGCAACTGAAAACCTGAAAAAGCAAATAACCAATTTAATGATTACATTTTTTTCATAAATCTTTATACCTCATGTCTTCCACATACATTACTATATTGAATAATAGCTGATAAATCTGATGAATATTAAGCtgtatacaaaaacaaacaacagatgGCTCCTCACCTCCATATATACCTAACTCCCCTTTTCCTGTCTCTGACTGTCAACTACAAAAAGTAGCTAGCATTCCTGATGGGCAGTAGTATTctatattttaggtattaatcATTATAGTTTCCAGCATAAAtagaggtgctcaggtggtgcagcgggaaaAATGTTGCACACtgccactgagatctggggtttgaatctcagcagtgctattggccagtcacTGGGAGCCAAAAACATGCCTAAACAAGCCTAAATATGCAGCCGAAAGTAATCAAAGAAAACAGACAATCTCTTTATATTACATGGTTAAATGATTTTAGCCCGTTTACCATTATTGACTCCTGCAATAGATCATGCTGTGCCTTATCTCCAGTCCTACCACAAAATCATACTAACCTGTTCAAAACTGAAGCGTTTAAAGTGACTGACCTGCAGAAAGTGGGCGAGCACCATGTTCATGTACATGTCCTCCTCCTCTCGCCCGCTACCCATAAAGCACAAGTGTTCTCCACTGGCCACTGAACCGGACTCCAAAGACTGCTTCTGAGTCTCCAACAGAGACTTCACAGACAACGCAAACTCAGCTGGATTGTGCAGCATCTGAGATATAagcacacatttattttttaaatgttatttagagTTAAACTATAAATAACAAAGGCCACTTCCAAAGTTTGCAATGGTCCCTCTAAACTGGAAAAAAACATTCAGACACCACCGATTAATACCACACATAATTTATTACAAAGTGGTCAGCAGTTATAGATTTAGGTTATTTACAGTAAGAGTTCATTTGCTTTATTCAGCATTTTTTTGTAGTTTCCAAAGAACTAAAGAAGATTTAGTGCAAGTTCAAAGCTCTTCATAATCAAGCAATTTTTAATTTAGATCTAGAAGCTGAAGTTAGAATTCAGTTGGTATTTAGAATACAAGTGTGTAAATTATTTTAGCTTTATGATTAAATGAGTCATTTTGTTTAAAGTGctcatgtgttttatttacactagCCCATTACCACTAAGATCcatggttcaaatccccagcggtgctagcGGCCAGTCAGGTGTCTGTACTAAAGCTGTACAGATCTCGATCATAAACCGAACTAATATAAACCAAACACAGAAAACCAGTTTAATGGGTCTTCAGGAACATGCTTGGGTTATTATGTTTTGCCAAAATTGAAATCTGATGGTTCACCCTTAATAACATTACACTAAAACATCTAACATGAATCTAAAAAGGCTAAAATGAGAAGATGCTTCTAAACTGAAGTTGAATCATCTATAATTTCTTTTAATAGGTCTCTTTACTTCCCAACAGCTAACAGGATTCATTTTTGCTGCAACTTTCACAGGCCACATCTTCATCACAGTTTACTCGTACATGAAGATGCTGGTGAGAAAGAGTAGAAAACCTACCAGATCTGAGTCTAGGTGAAAGGCAGTGGACAGGTGCCCGGCATTGTACTGCTCAGCTGGTCGACAGTCCACTACAAAGAAGCGCACTCCATCCTGAAAGCATACAACAGCACAGCACAGTTACTCACCGGATATACCGAACCCCATCACAGAGAGAAAACGAGATTAgaattattaataatgcatttagTGGAATGTAgaatttaataaatttttaactGAGCCATTGTTCACACCTAGAAGAAATCAATGTTATGGTTATTATACCCAGACTACATAATATTTGAATACTTCAATATACCACATGAATTAAATAACCAAAATACACCGGAGCAATCTGTGTTTTAATGGATTTGTTccctaattttcctcccaatctagtcgtagcCAATTACCCGATTTCTCTGCTGCACACCTCCAGTCCTGACCGAGGGGGGCTGTAACTAACACACGACCCCTCCAATTTGTGTGCAGTACCAACCGCCTCTATTCACCTGCACGATGTGGGTatatatggagatccgtattgcgcacagagagtcacacaccaatCCCCAATATCCCCGGCTGTGTGTGTGGCGTCATTGATCAGCCAGGAGAGGTCGTACTTGTAACAGTTAAGAGGAATACCCAAGGCCAATCATTGTCTATGTAGGCGCccggcattttttttttttgttcattttccccctttttctccccctttagcgcatccaattcttgcatcgtgcttcctctctgtctatgccgaaccctgccctgaccgaggagatcgaagctaacctatatcccctctgaaacatgggcagcagccgaatgcatttttgccacccacacattgatgagtgcggcgccacctagcgttgcatgcggagagacacaccctaagagcactcattcctcatctctgtgcaggcgcctctagtcagccggcagaggtcgtaatcgcattctgacagagagagacccacatccggttctttgtcccgcccccccaactgagcaaccggccaatcgttgcccatacagccactcagcctcgaaccggtaaggcagagctggattccatacgatgtactcagaatccagctctggttgcaccgtgtctttttaccgctgcccgGCATTTTGACAGAAAACAATGCTGTGTTTACATCTGGAAGCTCGGTGGTTGATACCTGACAGGCTGGTATAGGTTTTGTAAAACCCTTTACACACAACagactgtacagttcacacttaATGGTTTGAAAAAACAAAACCATTAAAACTATTAAAGAATTGACTGGGGAAGTAAACCTGTAGGGTTAAGCTGGTTTGCTGGATGTTTACTCTTAATATATTGGTTTGACATGGTAATACTAATACTAGTACAGCTCGAGTGCCAATACTGATACGGTATTGGTGCAACCCTAACAAAAACATGACATAAAATATATGGTTTAAGTCATTAAACATAAACTTGTGTTCCGATAGCTGACCTGTGCTCTGTATTGCTGATGGCTTATTGGTGACAGGTAGTTACCAGTGTGACATCACATTCCCATTCACTATTAACCCTCCCGTTACCTAATGAGATAAGAAAAGGATTCACACAGAGGTCCTACCGACTGAAGATGATTTGCCTGCAGAATCTCGGGGACAGAGACAGGGAGACACAAAGCCTGACTCAGGTCCATGTCCTCCTCCTTCAGAGCCACGAGACTGCTGCCGAACAGGTTCTGGTTCTcctacagacacaaacacacagcggACAAAATAATACAAACCATATTTCAATATTAAGAAGTAAACAGCAAGTGTTTGTCTATTAAAGACCTTAAGATTCATATCCTGAATGTCCTTTAAAAAGCAGACCTCATGGAATTCTTGGTAACTCACCTTTCTGAGCGAGACGGGAGTCTTGCTTTGGTAATACTGTGCCAGTGAGATCAGATCCTCAATGTCATTAGCTTCCAGTGAGCTTGGGGACTGTTCCAACATTTCTAAACACAAATAGaagcacaacatttatttctttaataaatatCAGGAtatcatgcaggtgaaaagaagcgttcggctactgcacacatgccgGAGTTAGTTACGGCCCTCCTTGGCCTGGAatagaggtctgcagcagtaaggGAAGTACTTAAAGCTATAAGAAAACGATACTGAAAGTGCATTTTTTACTTCCTTACAGAGAGCCGCAAGGTgtatttagcggacacttttattcaaagcgatttacagttctgtgacaggatactgtctaagcaattgagggttaaggacatTGCTCaatgacccaacagtgacaacttggcaacggtggggcttgaaccactgaccttttgattactagttcagtaccttaaccgctaggctacaactgcaaagATTAGTGTGTAACTAATCGCACCGGGGGTGCAACCAGACTGCAGGGGTTCCACTGGCAATGAGGAGCAAATCCCAATCCCCTGTGTCCGTTCAGTGCCtggccaggctggtagcacaACTAAAACTAGAAAGCTCAAAATCTCTACGATAGTGAGCTAGTCTATTAGACTGATGAACCACCTGACCTTTTACTTTCTAAATAAATGATCTAAATGATCTTTCCCAGGATGGCTCAATTTCATTAACGTCATTACGAAATCCCTGTTAATCAACCAATTAGGGTCGAACTTTATAAAGAAGGGATAAAGTTATCAACCGCCTGATTACCAagaactgttttttatttagagATAAAAGGGAAGAAAGAGGGACGGCATCTACTCCTTAACATGCTTTGGATAAGAAGCTGTATATAAGACTGACATTGGGAAGCACACGCTGGCTTGGTGAATGGTAGGAAGTGGACTGTAACTGGTTTGTAAATAAGTTTAAGCTCGTGTCCATTCATGCATCAAtaaaccacatacacacacacacacacacacacacacacaatccctTGGGTCGTTCCAGTTtccttagttttcatgttcagTATCGCCAGAGTAGATTATGGAAAGCCATACATGCCAGTGCTCAAATTGTTGTGTTGTGCTAATCTAAAGCAAAATTTCAAGCTCCACTCTGACTAGTGTGCTTAACGGGCCCAGACCAGCCCATCGGAGTGGTTGCTTTCAAAATATTTCAGCCTAACAAAACAAAGCATTTACGAGACGGTGGCAGATTGTTGTAAATTGTAAGTTTTTAACAGAACTGACCCTTTAAAGTACAGTTTTATATTAACTTACTTATGAGCTCCTCCTTACTGTCACCTTCTTGGGCAAAAATCATGTCTCTAGAtggaaaagaaaacaaagtgttgtaacccaactttaggtcttACAGACTAGCAGGAGGTTTTATGTAGTGGCAgtattatgtaggggttgaataactGTGACAAggcagcagagatgttcacaagtcacaaaatacgagtccgagtcaagtcacgagtcaatataatctacacaaaacatatattggaaatgtagcgtagaaataaataaataatctgtaaattcagataaaaaacaacaacagattagcgactgtatttagtttacttagtgcctttactttcctaggtaccagttaaaagcttaagctgacgttttattttcattgcaaaacaaaagcgcgatAAATCAGGCGcgaaaaaatccataatactgcgtcatcactacgccggaagctggctggaacatttacccactgCGTGTgctgcgggttaagacggccggagcgttattattattagagagcagaaaatgacacgatcagaattatgtcggatcatatatatatatatataaataatagtcacacgtaactaatgttaacacatgggtgtaactagggctgggcgatatatcgagattttacaaaatatcgatatattttcatacgcgatataagataagacaatatcgcatatatcgatatacgtagatgttgcgttccagttagatccgacagttcgtctttctcttctcccagtttgtctctgcacatgttcacctgccccacccctctccctcactgaacacaactcgaccctccccaccgccaatcctttctgccctcagaacacatttctgtaagtaaaactcccatgatagcatggagacggtggaggagctggttagtaaaaagaataataatggctcagttattcggagatggttcggattcaaagtatcagatgagcagcagaataatgtactctgtagagaacgccgaaaacaagtccagacaaaaggttccagctccgtgtaccttcattcgtttttcacttcaaatcccaaagttgaaaaacaagaaaacgagtcgacattcgttttaaaaaccaatattggaaaacggaaataaacaaacaaagcgCATTCacacgctgacatgcacgtgtttactttatatataaacagtgtatgcacgtgttgagaaagtaataataacgtaacgacacgtctcctgttgttctgactcgtgtgtttgtatacagtggggtcaaaaagtatttagtcagccactgattgtgcaggttctcctacttagaaagatgagagaggtctgtaattttcatcatagctacacttcaactatgagagacaaaatgagaaaaaaaaatccaggaaatcacattgtaggatttttaaagaatttatttgtaaattatggtggaaaataagtatttggtcacccacaaacaagcaagatttctggctctcacagacctgtaacttcttctttaagaagctcttctgtcctccactcgttacctgtattaatggcacctgtttgacctcgttatctgtataaaagacacctgtccacagcctcaaacagtcagactccaaactcaaccatggccaagaccaaagagctgtcgaaggacaccaggaagaaaattgtagacctgcaccaggctgggaagagtgaatctacaataggcaagcaggttggtgtgaataaatcaactgtgggagcaattgtaacaaaatggaagacatacaagaccattgataatctcccttggggtcaagatctcatcccgtggggtcaaaatgatcatgagaacagtgagcaaaaatcccagaactacacggagggacctgatgaatgacctgcagagagctgggaccaaagtaacaaaggctaccatcagtaacacactacgccgagagggactcaaatcctgcagtgccaggcgtgtccccctgcttaagccagtacatgtccaggcccgtctgaagtttgccagagagcatatggatgatccagaagaggattgggagaatatcatgtggtcagatgaaaccaaaatggaactttttggtaaaaaaactcaactcgtcgtgtttggaggaagaagaaaaacccaagaacaccatacctactgtgaagcatgggagtggaaacatcatgctttggggctgtttttctgcaaaggggacaggacgactgatccgtgttaagggaagaatgaacggggccatgtatcgtgagattttaagccaaaacctccttccatcagtgagagcattgaagatggaacgtggctgggtcttccagcatgacaatgatcccaaacacaccgctcgggcaacgaaggagtggctccgtaaaaagcatttcaaggtcctggagtggcctagccggtctccagacctcaaccccatagaaaatttgtggagggagttgaaagtgcctgttgcccagcgacagccccaaaacatcactgctctagaggagatctgcatggaggaatgggccaaaataccagctacagtgtgtgcaaacctggtgaagacttacaggaaacgtttcacctctgtcattgccaacaaaggttatgttacaaagtattgagttgaacttttgttattgaccaaatacttattttccaccataatttacaaataaattctttaaaaatcctacaatgtgatttcctggatttttttttctcattttgtctctcatagttgaagtgtagctatgatgaaaattacagacctctctcatctttctaagtaggagaacctgcacaatcagtggctgactaaatactttttggccccactgtatgtgatgTGCATGAATTTGCTCTTTCTGTAAAaatcaaacattatggggagtgatttctgtactggatgttgtacgtggtcgtgatCAGATAAATTctgatctcttccctacacactcgctccctgcgccctatagtgcacttaacattcttaaagggccagacaatatatttgtaattcacattacacgactggtgagacgttagaaaacaacaaactttttcttagaatagctctttttttttttttaaggaaaaatagttcctgtgtgaagcttccccagcatgaatattaataaaagtgcttgtaaaaatttttggtatttagtatttggaacatgtagctttgtctcagaagtgtcttgttgttattaccttatgggatgaaaaaatatcgagatatatatcgtatatcgccattcagctaaaatatatcgagatatatatcgtatatcgccattcagctaaaatatatcgagatataatttttgatccatatcgcccagccctaggtgTAACACATGCTTTGGACTTtcgttgtccacaagtcattttttgcgagtcacgagtcatttgaaacaagtccgagtcgagtctgaagtccccatctctgcaaggcaataataacaaaatatcctgctactctaaaatatcacattattcattttcattcttACTTTGCTGTGTCATTCAACTGATAAATATTGAATGGAAACCAAAATCTAGCTCTACAAAAGTTCTAAACCCTTATTTACTGTAAGGGTTTGAATGTTTCCGATTGCAACTGCAACTATATATTAAATGCAAATCTTGTAAATCGGTAaagtgaggaggaggaggaggcacATACTTGGCGTTAACGAGAATGACGAGCATGAGGAAGAAGATGAGGAAGGGATCGGCCTGCTGGAAATAAATGTGCCAAAAGGCCTGGGTGACATCAGGAAGACTGTGGCTGGAGAACAGGCTGCCCAACTACAGAGAGACATAAGGAGAATGCATGTAAGCGCTGGGACTACAGAGTCAAAGCAACCACAAAATACCACAGTAAGTCCTCTACATACAAAAATGTTCCGAGAGTGGGTTTGCAAGTCCAACAAAGTTAGCTATTTGTTTGTAATGTGTTTATAACAGTTAAAAACTGTGATTCCTagttaaagaaaataatttaatcTTACCTTGTAAAGTAGAACAACTAACATACGAAGACTACGCCGGCTTTTTATCTCGTTCCACTCtttctattatttatattttagcgTCTGTTATTGCTCGCCGCTTCTTAGCATTACGAGCGATATCATTGCTACTTTAATGCTTAATACTAGAAATCCTGGGTTTAAAATAGTGCAATAATAACACAAAACCCACTTGTTGATTAAACTTGCACGTGACCGAGACCGgataaacaataacaacgccCGTAAAtcattttacggaccagtgctcCCTCTTTTACTCCGTTTGGTTGACTAGTTGAGGGTGCACATCTAGAGGACTTACTGTACTAAATTATAGACCCCTGAAACACGGTCAAACATCAATTTCATTCAGAGTCACCAGTAAACCTGAGATTGAGAGGAAATGTACCGACCCATTGCATGGCATACGAGTCCGGCGTGATTTTCTTGGTGTCCAAAAAGGAGCAGAGTTCAGGCTCGTGGTACTGCAGCAGGAGTCTGTACAGGTGGAACGGTCGACCCTTGGGCACACAGTCCCTGCAAAGATAAAAAGGCTTTCAAGCCAaacgatttagcgtagtcaaagCTGTGGATCCATGATTGCATTGCTGCTCATGTGCcctccgacccgtgcacagTCCTAACGGACCCCTTAGGCGCCTCTAtctcaatcagggtccttgcacagcgtttgaagaccacacccacataatccggtcatttccccaacCCAACaaacacggtggccaatttgtgtctgctgcaggtgcTGCCAACTGTGCcccctagatggtgcccagccgactagtgtcagagccgagattcaaaccggggtgTAATATCACACTGCGCCACCTAGGTGCCCCTTTTAGacaactttttaaaaaacaataaggTTATTGATCGATACGGACCAGAAGCAATGACCAGTGGATGAATATGTAGGGAGAATATGTTCTGCCACAGGCCAGCCATAATGGCCAAAGGATGGGAAAAGGACAAACCgacataaatagggctagtttgacttcacATATAAAAAACCACATGGAAAAGTAGCCTGTTCGACAAGGTTGGGAAGAAAACAGACCTTAAGCTACAAGGAAATGTGTCCATGTGGTGGCTGACAGTAAAGTCTAGTGTGTTTTTCGGCACAGGCTTCTGCACAATAACAGAGGGGCCAAGCCAACACCGCGAGGTAAAATATGAGACTATTTTCTAGCCgtatttaaaatgcaaataaaaacgaGAGAACTGATGTGTTAACATTcttcttttagtttttaacagatattaaattaaaaatgacacaaaGAATAACATCGgtacaacagccactcttataagaaggcttctcacaagactttgaagtacgtctgtgggaatctgtgcctattcagtcaaaagatgacaaaatttttatttatgggCAATGatcttggtcaagaaagcctaagttggtgttccagttcatcccaaaaatGCTCAGTGAGGCGCATGATTTCCTTTACGttgttaatttattacacctgatagCAACTGCTGTGGCACACtacaggtgtcccaatactttcgtccATATAGCGTACACTCGCTCGTACCTGGGGATGTATTTATTCATGATGGCGTAGAAGCAGTTGTAGAGATCGCTGCGGGCGAGCTGAAGGCCCAGCAGGGGTTTCAGCAGGTCGGGCCAGCCGAGCTCGGCCGTGAACGTCACGTTCCGCGACTTGCAGTAGAAGGTGATCACCGCCTCCACGTCACCCACCAGATCCCTGCCCTCCTCTGCCGTCAGCCCCAGCTGATCTACAACACAGGGTCGGAGTTCAGAGATCACGGTTACATGCTGGGAAAGCTGTTTAATGTATATAAAAGCTAAAGGTGAAGTTGTACATCATAGCTATGATGATGTCGGGTTTAGTAAAACAGAACTGCAGGATCTTATCAGAAGAAGATTGTTTCAGCCCATATTACAATGTAAAGCACTGATGTACCAGCAAGTTATTACAGTTTAAGACCGTacacagaaacaaaaacaacatgcaGGTCATTTTATCCCACAGAGACTCTGTG contains these protein-coding regions:
- the tbc1d23 gene encoding TBC1 domain family member 23 isoform X2 — translated: MRDQDLAEALDSVGGDVDSEKGTISQVQDLPPPQKAKLWMIALNVAGKGDSLSSWDGAMDLPEQTLIHDRSQQLIDQLGLTAEEGRDLVGDVEAVITFYCKSRNVTFTAELGWPDLLKPLLGLQLARSDLYNCFYAIMNKYIPRDCVPKGRPFHLYRLLLQYHEPELCSFLDTKKITPDSYAMQWLGSLFSSHSLPDVTQAFWHIYFQQADPFLIFFLMLVILVNAKDMIFAQEGDSKEELIKMLEQSPSSLEANDIEDLISLAQYYQSKTPVSLRKENQNLFGSSLVALKEEDMDLSQALCLPVSVPEILQANHLQSDGVRFFVVDCRPAEQYNAGHLSTAFHLDSDLMLHNPAEFALSVKSLLETQKQSLESGSVASGEHLCFMGSGREEEDMYMNMVLAHFLQKNKEFVSIAKGGFMALQQHLADINVEGPDNSYVHWIVSTSGSHSSLSSVDGDINGTDGKGVKSLVNKMTFALKSKSVNVKEKVISFIENTSTPVDRHVSSSDRVGKPYRGVKPVFSIGDEEEYDTDEIDSSSMSDDDRKEIVNIQTWISKPDVKHHFPCNEVKETGHMFPSHLLITATHMYCLREIAARKGFAYIQSRQALSSVVKITSKKKHPELITFKFGSNNSAGVEIVAVERYLIPNAGDATKAIKQQIMKVLDALESS
- the tbc1d23 gene encoding TBC1 domain family member 23 isoform X1; the encoded protein is MRDQDLAEALDSVGGDVDSEKGTISQVQDLPPPQKAKLWMIALNVAGKGDSLSSWDGAMDLPEQTLIHDRSQQLIDQLGLTAEEGRDLVGDVEAVITFYCKSRNVTFTAELGWPDLLKPLLGLQLARSDLYNCFYAIMNKYIPRDCVPKGRPFHLYRLLLQYHEPELCSFLDTKKITPDSYAMQWLGSLFSSHSLPDVTQAFWHIYFQQADPFLIFFLMLVILVNAKDMIFAQEGDSKEELIKMLEQSPSSLEANDIEDLISLAQYYQSKTPVSLRKENQNLFGSSLVALKEEDMDLSQALCLPVSVPEILQANHLQSDGVRFFVVDCRPAEQYNAGHLSTAFHLDSDLMLHNPAEFALSVKSLLETQKQSLESGSVASGEHLCFMGSGREEEDMYMNMVLAHFLQKNKEFVSIAKGGFMALQQHLADINVEGPDNSYVHWIVSTSGSHSSLSSVDGDINGTDGKGVKSLVNKMTFALKSKSVNVKEKVISFIENTSTPVDRISFNLPWPEKGIPDRHVSSSDRVGKPYRGVKPVFSIGDEEEYDTDEIDSSSMSDDDRKEIVNIQTWISKPDVKHHFPCNEVKETGHMFPSHLLITATHMYCLREIAARKGFAYIQSRQALSSVVKITSKKKHPELITFKFGSNNSAGVEIVAVERYLIPNAGDATKAIKQQIMKVLDALESS